A portion of the Meleagris gallopavo isolate NT-WF06-2002-E0010 breed Aviagen turkey brand Nicholas breeding stock chromosome 16, Turkey_5.1, whole genome shotgun sequence genome contains these proteins:
- the LOC100549177 gene encoding VPS35 endosomal protein sorting factor-like, producing the protein MYLYFQEKFLPFLDMFQKESVRVEVCKCIMESFIKHQQESTKDPVILNALLHICKTMHDSVNALTLEDEKRLLAALINGFIKMVSFGRDFEQQLSFYVEARSMFCNLEPVLVQLIHSVNQLAMETRKVMRGNHSRKTAAFVRACVAFCFITIPSLSSIFTRLNLYLHSGQVALANQCLSQADAFFKAAVSLVPEVPKMISVDGKMRPSDAFLLEFLCNFFSTLLVVPDHPEQGVLFLVRGLLNVIQDYTWEDNSDDKVRIYTNVLHLLSAMTQETYIYHVDKVDSNDTLYGGDSKFLAEISKLCETVIAQILDHLKTLGKEEVCPYFNWIKCKAKITLELSKWTAFLARFDLLGSSGSFTMRGNQFSCFT; encoded by the exons atgtATTTGTACTTTCAGGAGAAATTCTTGCCATTTCTGGATATGTTCCAGAAGGAAAGTGTGAGAGTGGAGGTTTGCAAGTGCATTATGGAATCTTTTATTAA GCATCAGCAGGAATCTACAAAGGACCCTGTTATACTCAATGCTCTTCTGCATATCTGCAAGACGATGCATGACTCTGTGAA tgctctgacGCTTGAGGATGAGAAAAGATTGTTAGCAGCTTTGATAAATGGATTCATAAAAATG GTTTCATTCGGTCGTGACTTTGAACAGCAGCTGAGTTTCTATGTTGAAGCTAGGTCTATGTTTTGCAATCTGGAGCCTGTTTTAGTCCAGCTAATTCAT TCTGTGAACCAACTAGCAATGGAGACAAGAAAGGTGATGAGAGGAAATCATTCTAGAAAGACTGCTGCGTTTGTCAGG GCTTGTGTTGCCTTCTGCTTCATTACAATTCCATCTCTGAGCAGTATCTTTACACGTCTTAATTTGTATCTGCACTCTGGACAGGTTGCTCTGGCAAATCAGTGCCTTTCACAAG ctgatgCTTTTTTCAAAGCTGCAGTGAGCCTTGTTCCTGAAGTGCCAAAAATGATCAGTGTAGATGGAAAGATGCGACCTTCTGATGCCTTCCTCTTGGAATTCCTCTGTAACTTCTTTTCCACATTATTGGTTGTTCCA gacCATCCAGAACAAGGAGTGTTGTTTCTTGTGCGAGGATTACTAAATGTGATCCAGGATTATACCTGGGAGGATAACAGCGATGACAAAGTCAGGATTTACACTAATGTTTTGCACCTGCTGTCTGCAATGACTCAAGAAACATATATCTACCATGTAGATAAAG TGGATTCCAATGATACCCTGTATGGTGGAGACTCCAAGTTCCTGGCTGAAATCAGTAAACTGTGTGAAACAGTAATAGCACAGATTCTGGATCATCTCAAAACCCTTGGAAAGGAAGAGGTATGTCCATACTTTAACTGGATTAAATGCAAAGCCAAAATTACTTTGGAATTGAGTAAATGGACCGCCTTCTTGGCCAGGTTTGATCTTTTAGGAAGTTCTGGGAGCTTTACAATGAGAGGGAatcagttttcttgttttacttaG